A DNA window from Hordeum vulgare subsp. vulgare chromosome 1H, MorexV3_pseudomolecules_assembly, whole genome shotgun sequence contains the following coding sequences:
- the LOC123405462 gene encoding uncharacterized protein LOC123405462 isoform X1 produces MATRFRTMEFKLDGTFTQICTRIHAHISTYRGPSPNKGCFNMVCPGFRKTSSSIAPGDVINPVSSINGTKQYITIRLFKDKSSGDWHVHYGLNSSPKPVGYFPKSLLPAMIDRPVLLRFGGLAARRKPAPSPPMGNGYVPLSGKAALVSNLKLIDLNGIAHIVNTDLPFYATNQNCYPFCYIDSGRFFYGGPGCVDN; encoded by the exons ATGGCCACCCGATTCCGGACAATGGAATTCAAATTGGATGGCAC ATTTACCCAGATTTGCACAAGGATTCACGCACACATTTCTACGTATCGTGGGCC GTCACCTAACAAGGGCTGCTTCAACATGGTCTGCCCTGGCTTTCGAAAGACATCATCCAGCATAGCTCCAGGTGATGTCATCAATCCTGTTTCAAGTATCAATGGCACCAAACAGTACATCACCATAAGGTTATTCAAG GATAAATCATCTGGAGATTGGCATGTACATTATGGACTAAATAGTTCCCCAAAACCAGTTGGTTACTTTCCGAAATCCTTGCTTCCTGCAATGATAGATAGACCAGTtctgctcagatttggtggcttaGCAGCTCGCAGGAAACCAGCACCAAGTCCTCCAATGGGCAATGGGTATGTTCCACTCAGCGGCAAAGCTGCATTGGTTAGTAACCTCAAGCTAATCGATCTCAATGGTATTGCTCACATTGTCAACACCGATCTGCCATTCTATGCAACTAATCAAAACTGTTATCCCTTTTGTTATATTGATTCCGGACGGTTCTTCTATGGCGGACCTGGTTGTGTTGATAACTAG
- the LOC123405462 gene encoding uncharacterized protein LOC123405462 isoform X2 — protein MNKGIQQIVLFVVLLANALVGRSSLEVWPPFEGHQEFLQPGVDLASSRHSISSYVTHHAWIPGNSSSRYYGVEATLDVYGFTLQHDQITEGGIWITSIGDGHPIPDNGIQIGWHIYPDLHKDSRTHFYVSWAVSRSPNKGCFNMVCPGFRKTSSSIAPGDVINPVSSINGTKQYITIRLFKDKSSGDWHVHYGLNSSPKPVGYFPKSLLPAMIDRPVLLRFGGLAARRKPAPSPPMGNGYVPLSGKAALVSNLKLIDLNGIAHIVNTDLPFYATNQNCYPFCYIDSGRFFYGGPGCVDN, from the exons ATGAACAAAGGTATTCAGCAAATTGTATTGTTTGTTGTTCTACTCGCCAATGCACTCGTAGGACGATCTTCCCTAGAAGTATGGCCGCCCTTTGAAGGTCACCAAGAATTTCTCCAGCCAGGCGTAGATCTGGCATCAAGCAGACATTCTATAAGCTCTTAC GTGACCCATCATGCATGGATTCCAGGCAATTCTAGTAGTAGGTATTATGGTGTAGAGGCTACACTAGACGTTTATGGGTTTACTTTACAACATGACCAAATAACCGAGGGTGGCATCTGGATTACCAGCATAGGAGATGGCCACCCGATTCCGGACAATGGAATTCAAATTGGATGGCAC ATTTACCCAGATTTGCACAAGGATTCACGCACACATTTCTACGTATCGTGGGCCGTAA GCAGGTCACCTAACAAGGGCTGCTTCAACATGGTCTGCCCTGGCTTTCGAAAGACATCATCCAGCATAGCTCCAGGTGATGTCATCAATCCTGTTTCAAGTATCAATGGCACCAAACAGTACATCACCATAAGGTTATTCAAG GATAAATCATCTGGAGATTGGCATGTACATTATGGACTAAATAGTTCCCCAAAACCAGTTGGTTACTTTCCGAAATCCTTGCTTCCTGCAATGATAGATAGACCAGTtctgctcagatttggtggcttaGCAGCTCGCAGGAAACCAGCACCAAGTCCTCCAATGGGCAATGGGTATGTTCCACTCAGCGGCAAAGCTGCATTGGTTAGTAACCTCAAGCTAATCGATCTCAATGGTATTGCTCACATTGTCAACACCGATCTGCCATTCTATGCAACTAATCAAAACTGTTATCCCTTTTGTTATATTGATTCCGGACGGTTCTTCTATGGCGGACCTGGTTGTGTTGATAACTAG